The genomic segment GGGCGGCTACTTTCTGGCCGCCACGCTCAGCCAGGATGTGGGGATCGCGGGCTACTTTGTGCGCATGGTGCCGATCAGCATCGGCATCGGCGTGTTCCAGTCGCCCAACAACAGCGCGGTAATGAACGCGGTGCGGCGCGACCAGATCGGCGTGGCCTCGGGCCTGCTGGCGCTCTCGCGCACCATCGGCCAGACCACCGGCATCCCGCTGATGGGCGCGCTGTTCGCGGGCTATGTGGCATCGGCGGGCGGCAGCTCCACCGAGACCGCCGCGCCCGCCGCGATTGTGCTGGGCACCCAGAGCACACTGCAGATCGCGGCCTGGGGCATCCTGGCCGCCTTCGCGCTGGCCGCCCTGGTGTTCTGGCTCAACCGCCACAGCCTGCGCCCCGCCGCTGGCGCGGCACCAGCCGAGGCCCCCATCCTAGCCGACTAGGAAACCGCTGTCATTTTCCAAAACGACGCCTTACACCAAGACACCAAGGATATTTCGTCCTTGGCGTCTTGGTGTCTTGGTGGTAAAAAAGCAGCTCAGTCGGCCAGGATCACCGTGCGGAAGGTGAGCGATACCCGCCGCCCGCGCGCGATCCGCTGGCCGCCCAGGGCGTCGCTCTTGCGGGCAGGGATGCCGTGCCGCCAGTCGTAGCGCGACTCGCCGCGCATCACCACCAGGCCGCCGGGCGCGAGCAGCAGCTCGTGGGCCTCCTCGCGCCGGGCGTGGCTGAACACCATGGCGCAGGCCGAGCCGAGGCTGAGCGACACGATGGTGTCGCCAAAACACGGCGTGCAGTCGATATGGCTGGCGATGCCCTGCCCCGGCATGTACTCGTTCACGATCACCTGATCGGGTAGCGCTTCCACCCAGCCCTCGCGGTGCAGCCGCGCGGCCAGCTCGGCGGCCCAGGGCGGCAGCGGCCCTAGCGCCAGGCTGCGGTCGACGGTGCGGCGGGTGTAGTCGTAGCGGTAGCCGTAGTGCTGCACCCGCCGCCGCAGGTCGGCCAGCCAGGTCTGGGCATCCACCACATCCAGCAGGGCCTGCTGCTCGGGGGCGGAGAGATATTCTGCCGCATAGCGAAGCCCTGGCACGGCGCACGGTATCTCGATCATAGCCCCTCCAAAATCGCACATATGTTCTTTTAACAAGGTGCAGTATACCACCAATCGCTTTTCTCCTTGGGATCCTGGCGGTAAATCGATCCCCCTTCGTGCCTTTGCGTCTTCGTGGTATTCGTCTCTCTTGCTGGTGTCTTGGTCATAAAAACGCGTATTGACTCTTCTAGAACATTGCCCTATATTTCCTCGCATAATCAGTAGAAATTCTATCTTTTTCTGATCAACTGTTTCTCTTTTTCACTAGAATGTTCTGAAGCGCGTTGATCAGGCCAATCGCGACCGTGCCTCGCATGCAGAAGACAAAGGAGTTTCACGCGATGGAACGCACAACGACGTGGCGCGACCACCCCGCACGCTGGATCCGGCTGGCCCTGCTGATCGGCATCATGGCCGCCTCGCTCGTCCCCGCAGCATCGGGCATGGCCGCCACCACCTTCACCAACCCGCTGAAGCAGAACGGCGCAGACCCCTGGCTGCAGTACTACGGCGGCTCCTACTACCTGATGACCACCACGTGGTCATCCGAGCTGACCATGCGCCGCGCCAGCTCGCTGGCGGGCCTCGCGAGCGCGCCCTCGGTGCAGATCTGGACCGACACCACCGCGTCGCGCTGCTGCGCCATGTGGGCACCCGAGTTCCACCAGCTGAGCGGCCCCAACGGCACGCGCTGGTACATCTACTACACCGCTGGCACATCCGGCGCGTGCTGCGACACCCAGCGGCTGCACGTGCTGGAAAGCGCGGGCAGCGACCCGCTGGGGCCATACAGCTACAAGGGCCAGCTGCTGCCCGGCTGGGCCATCGACGGCAGCCTCCTCACGCTCAACAGCAAGTACTACCTGCTCTACTCGGCGTGGGAGGGGGCCAACCAGAACGTGTACATGATCGCGCTGAGCAACCCGTGGACGGTGAGCGGCAGCGCCGTGAGGATCGCCACGCCCACCTACAGCTGGGAGCAGGTGGGCGCAAACGTGAACGAGGGGCCGGTGGCGCTCC from the Chloroflexia bacterium SDU3-3 genome contains:
- a CDS encoding alpha-ketoglutarate-dependent dioxygenase AlkB, whose translation is MIEIPCAVPGLRYAAEYLSAPEQQALLDVVDAQTWLADLRRRVQHYGYRYDYTRRTVDRSLALGPLPPWAAELAARLHREGWVEALPDQVIVNEYMPGQGIASHIDCTPCFGDTIVSLSLGSACAMVFSHARREEAHELLLAPGGLVVMRGESRYDWRHGIPARKSDALGGQRIARGRRVSLTFRTVILAD